CGATCAGGTCATTTTTAGACATGTCATTATAATCTACCATCTAAGTGATCTCCTGACTGACGAATGAGAGGATGTCTTCATTTTTTTATTGATTGTGAACTCAACATGAACAGAGTACTGATTAATTTTATAAACAGAACGAAAAATACAAAAATATTTCTCAAAAAGAAAGGGGCTTTGGATTTTTGTATAATGATGACAGCATCAGTTCGATAAACAAAAAAATCAGTGTTTGTTTCTTTCTGTAATTTACTATTTTAGGACTGGAAAGTTGGCAAACTTTAAAAAATTCCCAAATTTTTGACTGATACTGCTGCTTCGTTTTCCATTTTTTAAACTAAAAACTGCTACATTGATGATAAAACCTGAAATGCATCCCCGTGAAGCGGAAAGACTAAAAGAACTTGAAGAGTTCTCAATTCTTGATACGATGCCCGAGGTGGAATATGATGATATAACCGAACTTGCATCGTTCATCTGCGGAACTCCAATTTCTCTTGTTAATCTGATAGATTCAAACAGGCAGTGGTTCAAATCCCATTTTGGGATTCCATTCACCGAAGCACCCAGGGAACTCGGGATGTGCTCCCATGCGATTAATCATCCCGGATCAATTTTTATTGTTCCTGATGCAAGGCTGGATGAAAGGTTTCATGACAACCCAAATGTACTGGCAAATCCACCAATCCTCTTCTACGCAGGAGTACCATTGGTTACAGCGAGCGGGCTGCCAATGGGGACGCTTTGCGTTATTGATCACGAACCAAGAATAATAAGTGAGCAGAATGTAAGAGCTCTGAAAATTCTTGCAAATCAAGTGGTCAAATTATTTGAACTTAGGAAAAACAAAAAAGTACTCGACTTAACGATCGACAATTTGGAAGAAAGAAATTCCGAACTCGAGAAATTCGCATTCGTAGCGGCTCACGATATAAAATCACCTCTTGGGAGCATGTCGGCACTCTCACAGATGTTACTGGAGGAATACAGTGAAAAAGTGGATAATGAAGCCAAAGAGATGTTGCAAGCCATACGATGGTCGGCAGACAAACTGCGAAGTCTTGTTGATGGCATTCTCGAACACAGCAGATCTCAGGGGTTCATCAAACTGTCGAAGGAAAATCTATACCTCGACAACCTCCTCAAAGAGACGCTAGCTCTTATACCCGGAGCAAAAGGGATTGAACTTATTCTTCCCGAACCGGGCTCGGTAATACTGGTAAACAAGACGGGATTGCAGCAGGTCTTGCTGAATTTGATCTCGAATGGAATAAAATATAATGACAGCAACCGGGTTCAGATTGAAATCGGGTTCAGTCAGTCAGAAAGATATTATCACTTTTTTATCAAGGATAACGGGAGAGGTATTTCTCCTCAGTTTAAAGATAAAATCTTTGAGATTTTTACGGTTTTATCAACTCGCGACCGCTTTGGGGGAAGAGGGAACGGTATAGGACTTGCCACAGTGAAAAAGCTCTTGGAAGGGATGGGTGGCGATATTGCCGTGGATTCAGAACCCGGTAGAGGGACCCGATTCGATTTTACGATTTCCAAATAAATGACAAAAGGAGTACTATTTTTAACCGGGTCTTTGTCGTTTTGTAGAATTTAGATAAGTTACTTTGTGTTGTGAGAATATTTTGAATCGAGAGAAAATACAATGTCTGTCGTTGAATTAAAATCTGAATCTGAAAAAAGAGTGAAGATGCTCGAGGAACTGCTTGAACGAATTAGTGACGGAGTCGTTGCTTTCGACGAACACTTCAATTATATATATGTAAATGATCATGCCAGCCTGATGCTGGGCCGGGAGCCCAAATATCTTGTCGGGAAAAATTATTGGGAGGAGTACCCCGAGGCAAAAGGAACAAGGTTCGCAAGTGCATATGTGGAGTCCTTTCAAACACAAAAGCCGATTTTCATCGAAGAATATTATCCCCCATGGGACAGATGGTTTGCCAACAGAATATACCCCTCACCCAATGGGATTTCGATAATTTTTCAGGAGATAACAGAGCAGAAAATCTCGGAAAGACTCCTGATGGAGAGCGAACTTAAGTATCGGCGGATAACAGAAAACATTTCCGAGATGATTTGGACCTCGGACCTTGACAGGAATCTTACTTTCGTAAGTCCGTCTGTGGAAAAGATTTTTGGATATACGACATCAGAGTTTTTACAGCTTCAGCAGGAGAAGATTTTTACCCCGGATTCACTTAAGAAAATAGGGGATATCGTCCGTGAGCAAACGAAACTTATCGAATCAGGCCAATCAACAGGAGATAAATTATGGTGTCATGAACTGGGCGCGTTCCGAAAAGACGGATCGCTGTTCTGGGTTCTTTCAAAGTCTAAATTTATGTTTGATGATGACGGAGTTGTAAGCGGGTATTTCGGCGTCGTTACAGACATAACACAGTTAAAAAATGCCGAATTTGAGATTAAAGAAAAAGAGCAGCTTTCGAGACTGATAATGGAGAATCTCCCAATCGGACTTTCAGTCAACTCGGTTTTTCCTGATGTGAAATTTCATTTTATGAACGATTTATTCACAAAATATTATTGCACTACCAGGGAGGAATTAACAGATCCTGATGCATTTTGGGATGCAGTTTACGAGGATCCTGAATTCAGAGCAGACATAAAAAAAAGAGTTTTGGAGGATATTGCTTCCGGTGAACAATCGAGGATGCGATGGGAGAATGTTCCGATTTCAAGAGGCGGAGAGGTAATCAGGTATATTACAGCTACGAGCATTCCTCTGCCTGAATCTAATTTACTGATTTCCACTATCGTGGATGTAACAGAGGAAGTTCTTGCCGGACTTGCACTGAAGGAGAGTGAGGAGAGATACAAAAATATTTTGAATGTTGCTCCGGTTGGTATCAT
The nucleotide sequence above comes from Ignavibacteria bacterium. Encoded proteins:
- a CDS encoding histidine kinase, with the translated sequence MIKPEMHPREAERLKELEEFSILDTMPEVEYDDITELASFICGTPISLVNLIDSNRQWFKSHFGIPFTEAPRELGMCSHAINHPGSIFIVPDARLDERFHDNPNVLANPPILFYAGVPLVTASGLPMGTLCVIDHEPRIISEQNVRALKILANQVVKLFELRKNKKVLDLTIDNLEERNSELEKFAFVAAHDIKSPLGSMSALSQMLLEEYSEKVDNEAKEMLQAIRWSADKLRSLVDGILEHSRSQGFIKLSKENLYLDNLLKETLALIPGAKGIELILPEPGSVILVNKTGLQQVLLNLISNGIKYNDSNRVQIEIGFSQSERYYHFFIKDNGRGISPQFKDKIFEIFTVLSTRDRFGGRGNGIGLATVKKLLEGMGGDIAVDSEPGRGTRFDFTISK
- a CDS encoding PAS domain S-box protein, translating into MSVVELKSESEKRVKMLEELLERISDGVVAFDEHFNYIYVNDHASLMLGREPKYLVGKNYWEEYPEAKGTRFASAYVESFQTQKPIFIEEYYPPWDRWFANRIYPSPNGISIIFQEITEQKISERLLMESELKYRRITENISEMIWTSDLDRNLTFVSPSVEKIFGYTTSEFLQLQQEKIFTPDSLKKIGDIVREQTKLIESGQSTGDKLWCHELGAFRKDGSLFWVLSKSKFMFDDDGVVSGYFGVVTDITQLKNAEFEIKEKEQLSRLIMENLPIGLSVNSVFPDVKFHFMNDLFTKYYCTTREELTDPDAFWDAVYEDPEFRADIKKRVLEDIASGEQSRMRWENVPISRGGEVIRYITATSIPLPESNLLISTIVDVTEEVLAGLALKESEERYKNILNVAPVGIIVQQWGNIVYLNPSALHLLGAISYYQLLGKEIEGFIHPDFRTQSHERSDRLIQGGVEHYPIEEVYLRIDGSEIDVEIIETPVSFNEMPAIQMIITDITEKKQTREELLRLNTELEKRVEERTEQLLAANKELEAFSYSVSHDLRAPLRAVNGFTSMLEEDYGDRLDEEGRRICSIIKENSTKMGQLIDDLLSFSRLARKDINRSPIDMNALFDATFMEITTESNRDKITFNKYELEKCYGDATMIRQVVYNLISNAVKFSSKVSRPEITVSCKSVANKVFYSISDNGAGFDMKYKDKLFGVFQRLHGMNQFEGTGVGLAIVQRIVMKHGGTVEAEGEVDKGATFRFSLPSTEEH